One Drechmeria coniospora strain ARSEF 6962 chromosome 01, whole genome shotgun sequence genomic region harbors:
- a CDS encoding triacylglycerol lipase FGL5, giving the protein MSLLRVLVLSQALGFVVGECSVNSSNCPGKLTRNTTSGIFAPHFPSSHPAVVSFPNIPYAQCPTGKLRFAPPVARAPPADGRVVHATDLPPGCVQSSQFASDTVYDAQKSYLLHGGNSSRSDKSEDCLRLSIFAPKATVHGAVRGGGRTPLPPLPVIVWIHGGGFQSGGIDVPYQLAFNWVQRSQRHLMVHVQYRLGLLGFPNAAGLAASGENVNLGLLDQRLAMEWVRANIASFGGDAERITLWGQSAGAFSTDAYLFAWAADPIVAGAIVGSGNALALEAYTGPSANHTHFTRVAASLGCAGLAPAAELTCMRSVPSSRLQNYLEALRVNGPIQIIADNVTVFSNYAARIAAGGSQFPTRLPLLLGTTTDEGNGMVSYSFNGSKTATSLPPALQSESKAFTLRFVCGTLREVRLRSEAGAPTWQYLYAGNFTDISPRPWLGAYHSSELPLVFGNLGIEGPVTGPFERRASRYMQDLFLAFAEDPTGGLSRAGWPTALQGRKSSIMKWAADGKVGQLVDAHAIKLECTKNGYSV; this is encoded by the coding sequence ATGTCACTTCTTCGAGTCCTCGTCCTGTCCCAggccctcggcttcgtcgtggGGGAATGCTCGGTAAACTCCAGCAACTGCCCTGGTAAGCTGACGAGAAACACGACGTCTGGCATCTTCGCCCCTCACTTCCCGTCCTCGCACCCGGCGGTCGTCTCATTTCCCAACATACCGTACGCCCAATGCCCGACTGGCAAGCTCAGATTTGCACCGCCCGTGGCCAGAGCCCCACCAGCTGACGGACGTGTGGTCCACGCTACGGACCTTCCTCCCGGCTGCGTCCAGTCCTCACAGTTCGCGTCAGACACTGTGTACGATGCCCAGAAATCATATCTGCTGCATGGCGGCAACTCGTCGCGCTCCGACAAGAGTGAGGACTGCCTGAGGCTGTCCATCTTTGCGCCGAAAGCGACGGTCCACGGCGCCGTCCGGGGAGGGGGCCGTAcccccttgccgccgctgccagTCATTGTCTGGAttcacggcggcggcttccagTCGGGCGGCATCGATGTGCCTTATCAGCTGGCTTTCAACTGGGTGCAGCGCAGCCAGCGCCACCTGATGGTCCATGTGCAGTATCGCCTGGGCCTGCTCGGGTTTCCCAACGCGGCTGGTCTGGCGGCGTCGGGTGAGAACGTCAACCTCGGTCTGCTCGATCAGCGGCTGGCCATGGAGTGGGTGCGCGCCAATATTGCGTCCTTTGGCGGTGATGCTGAGCGAATCACTCTCTGGGGCCAGAGCGCCGGCGCCTTCTCGACCGACGCCTACCTCTTTGCCTGGGCCGCCGACCCCATCGTCGCAGGCGCAATCGTCGGTTCAGGCAACGCCCTGGCCTTGGAGGCATACACGGGCCCGTCCGCCAACCACACCCACTTCACGCGCGTTGCCGCCAGCCTCGGCTGCGCCGGTCTCGccccggcggccgagctgacCTGCATGCGCtccgtgccgtcgtcgaggctgcaGAACTACCTCGAGGCGCTCCGGGTCAACGGCCCCATCCAAATCATCGCCGATAACGTGACGGTATTCTCCAACTACGCGGCGCGCATCGCTGCTGGCGGCAGCCAGTTCCCCACCCgcttgccgttgctgctcgGCACCACCACCGACGAGGGAAACGGCATGGTGTCGTACAGCTTCAATGGCAGCAAGACAGCCACCTCGCTCCCGCCGGCGCTCCAATCCGAATCGAAGGCCTTCACACTCCGCTTTGTCTGCGGGACGCTGCGTGAGGTGCGCCTCCGGTCAGAGGCCGGGGCGCCCACTTGgcagtacctgtacgcgGGCAACTTTACCGACATCAGCCCTCGGCCTTGGTTGGGTGCCTACCATTCGTCCGAGCTGCCCCTTGTTTTCGGCAACTTGGGCATCGAGGGACCCGTGACGGGGCCGTTTGAGCGTCGCGCCAGCCGCTACATGCAGGACCTGTTCCTAGCCTTTGCCGAGGACCCGACTGGTGGGTTGTCGAGGGCCGGGTGGCCCACGGCGTTGCAAGGGAGGAAGTCGTCCATTATGAAGTGGGCGGCCGATGGCAAGGTTGGGCAGCTGGTAGACGCACATGCCATCAAGCTCGAGTGCACAAAGAACGGGTACAGCGTCTGA